From the unidentified bacterial endosymbiont genome, one window contains:
- the pseC gene encoding UDP-4-amino-4,6-dideoxy-N-acetyl-beta-L-altrosamine transaminase yields MKFIPYGRQDISEEDINAVVGVLKSDFLTQGPYVPQFEQAIAGYVGVKHAVAVNSATSALHIACLALGLKKGDWLWTSPNTFVASANCALYCDANVSFVDIDPKTYNMSVSALKSKLEVAKAENKLPKVVVPVAFAGQSCDMEAIHALSKEYGFAIIEDASHAIGGNYQDCKIGNSRFADITILSFHPVKIITTAEGGMALTNNDALAESMQLFRSHGITRDSNKMTKAAEGGWYYQQVDLGLNYRMTELQAALGVSQLKRIDAFVVRRHELAKRYHTAFDGVPVTIPLQSEDGYSALHLYPLTVKDPALRKPLFDYLRDKGIGVNVHYIPVHTQPYYEQLGHKVGDYPAAEDYYSRAISIPMYSTLSDEEQDYVIQCIREFF; encoded by the coding sequence ATGAAATTCATCCCCTACGGACGGCAGGATATCTCTGAAGAAGATATCAATGCAGTGGTGGGCGTACTGAAGTCTGATTTCTTGACTCAGGGGCCATATGTTCCACAGTTTGAGCAGGCTATCGCTGGCTATGTTGGCGTAAAACACGCTGTTGCGGTAAACAGCGCTACGTCTGCACTTCATATTGCTTGCCTGGCTCTGGGACTTAAAAAAGGCGACTGGCTCTGGACCTCGCCAAATACTTTTGTGGCCTCAGCTAACTGTGCTCTCTATTGCGATGCAAATGTAAGCTTTGTTGATATCGATCCAAAGACTTACAACATGAGCGTGAGTGCTCTGAAAAGCAAACTTGAGGTGGCGAAAGCAGAAAATAAACTGCCTAAAGTCGTTGTGCCAGTTGCATTTGCCGGTCAGTCTTGTGATATGGAAGCTATCCACGCGCTTTCAAAAGAGTATGGTTTCGCCATTATTGAAGATGCTTCGCATGCTATCGGTGGTAATTATCAGGATTGCAAAATAGGCAACTCGCGTTTCGCTGACATTACCATTCTGAGTTTCCACCCGGTGAAGATCATCACTACGGCGGAGGGCGGTATGGCGCTGACGAATAATGATGCGCTGGCTGAGAGCATGCAGCTTTTCCGCAGCCACGGGATCACGCGTGACAGCAATAAAATGACTAAAGCTGCTGAAGGTGGTTGGTATTACCAGCAAGTTGATCTTGGCCTGAATTACCGTATGACTGAACTGCAGGCTGCGCTGGGTGTAAGCCAGCTGAAACGCATTGACGCTTTTGTGGTGCGTCGCCATGAGTTGGCAAAGCGATATCACACAGCCTTTGATGGCGTACCAGTGACAATACCTCTGCAGTCAGAGGATGGCTATAGTGCGCTGCATCTCTACCCGTTGACGGTAAAGGATCCAGCTCTGCGTAAACCGCTATTTGATTATTTACGCGATAAAGGCATTGGTGTTAACGTTCACTATATTCCTGTTCATACACAGCCGTATTATGAGCAGCTCGGCCATAAGGTCGGAGATTACCCGGCTGCGGAAGACTATTACTCTCGCGCTATCAGTATCCCTATGTACTCTACTTTGTCTGATGAAGAGCAGGACTACGTAATACAGTGCATTCGGGAGTTCTTTTAA
- a CDS encoding DUF6418 domain-containing protein translates to MRASLWGLMCPWIILLFSLMAVITVAVSPEMYVICGAVSLSLFILFCKYLYQSKQYFFFLLMPFIFPHFTAIVSNFSLETGAFIEELQVSSFATGGVTRLIFYILSFFVVAMLSFSFLNKYRINRFSLTLKGDYSRLENQLIILFSAGIFFVLGVSAVIWGSPLLKGVQRFDYWASHPYPGIRNFLYQGYLLSFILGVYITRLNLNYYGNKKQYIYIVALFCFFNILYGEKFTGVFLTLLYFFVGLFGSLVLYKKIKLITLKSVFFVSILMLILYGLIYYQYKFIHQLPGSIFSFIESRVLNLQGEVWWAIDEMSPSGNGLSYLYSYDQNCRVTGGLYSLMYQIAPASLVDSYCERGITFTMGYPAILISSVGYLVGYLFNLLFAVLVGVTLFLVKKAIEYPNIISLFLSAKVLLIETHAFNMGNIYNVVDAKFLIYFLLLLFFSELRLKNAQVSSHVSTSISSSKTK, encoded by the coding sequence GTGAGAGCGTCTCTTTGGGGCCTCATGTGTCCATGGATCATATTATTATTTTCTTTGATGGCGGTGATCACCGTAGCCGTTAGCCCTGAAATGTATGTAATTTGTGGTGCGGTTAGCTTAAGTCTGTTTATTTTATTTTGTAAGTATTTATACCAAAGTAAGCAATACTTCTTCTTTTTATTAATGCCGTTTATCTTCCCTCATTTTACAGCCATAGTTTCAAACTTCTCCCTGGAAACGGGAGCGTTTATTGAAGAACTCCAGGTTAGTTCATTTGCGACCGGCGGAGTAACTCGATTAATATTTTACATACTTTCATTTTTTGTTGTTGCAATGTTATCGTTCAGTTTCTTGAACAAATACAGAATTAATAGATTTAGTTTAACATTGAAAGGCGATTATTCTCGCCTTGAGAATCAATTGATTATACTTTTTTCTGCTGGAATATTTTTTGTCCTTGGCGTAAGTGCTGTAATATGGGGAAGCCCTTTGCTAAAAGGGGTGCAGCGATTCGACTATTGGGCTTCACATCCTTATCCTGGGATTCGAAACTTTTTATATCAAGGATACCTGCTTTCGTTCATACTTGGTGTATATATAACAAGGCTCAATTTAAACTACTATGGAAATAAAAAACAATATATTTATATTGTTGCTCTATTCTGTTTCTTTAATATTTTATATGGAGAAAAGTTTACGGGCGTATTTCTGACTTTACTATATTTCTTTGTAGGTTTGTTCGGTTCATTGGTTCTTTATAAAAAAATTAAGCTCATAACTCTTAAATCAGTTTTTTTTGTGTCTATATTAATGCTGATTTTATATGGCCTAATTTATTATCAGTATAAGTTTATTCATCAGTTGCCAGGAAGTATTTTTTCTTTCATCGAGAGTCGAGTTCTTAATTTGCAGGGTGAGGTATGGTGGGCAATTGATGAAATGAGCCCATCTGGTAACGGGTTATCATATTTATACTCATATGATCAAAATTGCAGAGTGACGGGGGGGCTATATTCACTAATGTATCAAATAGCTCCTGCTAGTCTGGTCGATTCTTATTGTGAACGGGGCATTACATTCACGATGGGTTATCCCGCAATATTGATTTCATCGGTTGGATATCTTGTAGGGTATTTATTTAATCTTTTATTTGCTGTTTTGGTAGGTGTCACGTTATTTCTTGTAAAGAAAGCTATCGAATATCCTAATATAATTTCTTTATTTCTTTCGGCAAAAGTACTACTTATAGAAACTCATGCGTTCAATATGGGTAATATTTATAATGTCGTAGATGCCAAATTCTTAATCTATTTCTTATTGTTATTGTTTTTTTCTGAGCTAAGGTTGAAAAATGCACAAGTTAGTAGCCATGTATCTACCTCAATTTCATCCAGTAAAACGAAATAA
- a CDS encoding lipopolysaccharide biosynthesis protein, translating to MKIYNLLIRGATLASRFVLVIFIARFLSTEELGAYSLFAASITYALFFVGMDFYTFSSREILSVDKSLWYGIIKNQYVFYIIFYFIGFPVIYSFFYFGFLPKHFIVWFYVMLVAEHLAQESMRLLVVLNRAFLANVALFIRSGIWVYAAVIIMFFNDDMRDVSMILALWLVGASISVLLAIPELWRIRNISADTSKISYAWMWKGLKIAAPLLVGTLALRSIYLVDRYSLNYFSNLSAVGIYSFYSSFASALLAFVDAVVVMQIYPKIVSSVKNNDFDGLAYYKKKFIKSVSILSVILVILLPIGVYILLLWMNKGEYIDYIPLLGILMLSSIVYSFALLPHYELYAHNEDKKIIISSLWAALVGVIVMPAGAYYFGVYGVAVGQVIAVIFLYINKILLLKKSKLYA from the coding sequence GTGAAAATTTATAATTTACTTATACGCGGCGCAACGCTTGCAAGTCGCTTCGTTCTGGTGATTTTCATTGCCAGGTTCCTCTCTACTGAGGAACTTGGTGCTTATTCATTGTTTGCGGCGTCCATTACTTACGCCCTTTTTTTTGTGGGAATGGATTTTTATACCTTTTCTTCACGGGAAATACTTTCAGTAGATAAGTCTCTATGGTACGGGATTATAAAGAATCAGTATGTATTCTATATCATATTCTACTTTATAGGCTTTCCAGTAATCTATAGTTTCTTTTACTTCGGTTTTCTCCCCAAGCACTTTATAGTCTGGTTTTATGTGATGCTTGTCGCTGAGCATTTAGCGCAAGAATCAATGCGACTGCTTGTGGTTTTGAACAGGGCATTTTTAGCTAATGTTGCGCTATTTATTAGATCGGGTATTTGGGTATATGCCGCTGTTATCATAATGTTTTTTAATGATGACATGCGAGATGTATCAATGATACTGGCGTTATGGCTAGTTGGTGCCAGTATTTCGGTCTTGCTGGCAATACCTGAACTTTGGCGAATACGTAATATTTCAGCAGATACCAGTAAGATTAGTTACGCATGGATGTGGAAAGGGTTAAAAATTGCTGCACCCTTGTTGGTAGGTACTCTTGCGCTTCGGTCAATATATTTGGTAGACCGATACTCATTAAATTACTTTAGTAATCTATCTGCCGTCGGTATCTATTCATTTTATTCAAGTTTTGCCAGTGCACTACTCGCTTTTGTTGATGCTGTCGTGGTGATGCAAATCTATCCAAAAATAGTCAGTTCGGTTAAAAATAATGACTTTGATGGATTAGCATATTATAAGAAAAAATTTATAAAATCAGTTTCAATTCTCAGTGTCATACTGGTCATTCTGCTCCCTATTGGCGTCTATATACTCTTGCTTTGGATGAATAAAGGAGAATACATCGACTATATTCCTTTGTTGGGTATCCTAATGCTAAGCAGTATAGTTTATAGTTTTGCATTACTTCCTCATTACGAATTGTATGCCCATAATGAAGATAAAAAAATCATTATATCATCCCTATGGGCTGCATTAGTTGGGGTGATAGTTATGCCAGCTGGAGCGTATTATTTCGGGGTGTATGGTGTAGCTGTAGGGCAGGTCATCGCCGTCATATTTCTTTATATTAATAAAATACTACTTTTAAAAAAGAGTAAGCTTTATGCATAA
- the wbaP gene encoding undecaprenyl-phosphate galactose phosphotransferase WbaP, whose protein sequence is MTSSRTFFYTKCTVALVDFVTLILPFFLALGLLDFFTGNLPRFIPQSEFDDRVITHVSLAVICVGWFWIRLRHYSYRKPYWFELKELLRTLIIFAIIELSVIAFSKWQSSRYLWVSTWMFAMIMVPVGRALSRRVLDRLGCWKKTTVIIGSGKNAVDACLALRSEESMGFDVRYMFDASSRSADKTEGITYLNDESWLLNSFKDKVVQFVIAVESDESEVRDYWLKTLSKHGFRHVSVIPTTRGLPLYGTDMAFLFSHEVMIFRVNNNLAKRTSRFVKRTFDIICSSLIILISSPLLAYLYYKVTRDGGPAIYGHMRVGRHGKLFPCYKFRSMVLNSQEVLDELLACDPAAREEWDRDFKLKNDPRITSVGRFIRKTSLDELPQLFNVLKGQMSLVGPRPIISEELARYDDNVDYYLMAKPGMTGLWQVSGRNDVDYDTRVYFDSWYVKNWSLWNDIAILFKTVKVVLHRDGAY, encoded by the coding sequence ATGACGTCATCACGTACTTTCTTTTACACCAAGTGTACTGTAGCTCTGGTTGATTTTGTAACGTTGATATTACCCTTCTTTTTGGCATTAGGCTTGCTGGATTTTTTCACCGGAAATTTGCCACGTTTTATTCCGCAAAGTGAGTTTGATGACCGTGTAATCACCCATGTTTCTTTAGCTGTAATATGTGTTGGCTGGTTTTGGATTAGGCTAAGGCATTACTCCTACAGAAAACCTTACTGGTTTGAACTCAAAGAATTATTACGCACACTGATCATTTTCGCGATAATCGAATTATCAGTGATTGCATTCTCAAAGTGGCAATCTTCGCGTTATCTCTGGGTCTCAACCTGGATGTTTGCGATGATAATGGTTCCTGTTGGTCGCGCCTTGTCGCGAAGAGTTCTTGACCGCCTCGGTTGTTGGAAAAAAACTACCGTCATCATTGGCTCGGGAAAAAATGCAGTAGATGCTTGCCTTGCGCTTCGTAGCGAAGAAAGCATGGGGTTCGATGTGAGATATATGTTCGATGCATCTTCCCGGTCGGCAGACAAAACAGAGGGTATCACTTACCTTAACGATGAGTCCTGGTTGCTAAATTCATTTAAAGATAAAGTTGTCCAGTTTGTTATCGCGGTTGAATCTGATGAGTCAGAAGTGAGGGATTACTGGCTCAAGACGTTATCAAAGCATGGTTTTCGTCATGTATCGGTAATCCCTACTACGCGTGGATTACCGTTATATGGGACTGATATGGCGTTCTTATTCAGCCATGAGGTGATGATTTTCAGGGTAAATAATAATCTTGCCAAACGAACGTCGCGGTTTGTTAAGCGCACATTTGATATTATCTGTTCGTCTTTGATTATCCTTATAAGTTCGCCGCTGCTGGCTTATTTATATTATAAAGTTACGCGAGATGGCGGTCCTGCTATTTATGGACATATGCGCGTGGGCCGTCACGGTAAGTTGTTTCCATGCTATAAATTTCGTTCAATGGTTCTTAATTCTCAGGAAGTGCTTGACGAATTACTGGCCTGCGACCCGGCAGCTCGTGAAGAATGGGATCGTGATTTCAAGCTTAAAAATGATCCGCGAATCACGTCAGTCGGACGATTCATTCGTAAAACCAGCCTGGACGAATTGCCTCAGCTTTTTAATGTCCTTAAAGGACAAATGAGTCTGGTGGGGCCGCGCCCAATTATATCCGAAGAGTTGGCACGTTATGATGACAATGTTGATTATTATCTGATGGCTAAACCAGGTATGACGGGTTTGTGGCAGGTGAGTGGTCGTAACGATGTGGATTACGATACGCGTGTTTACTTCGACTCATGGTATGTCAAAAATTGGTCACTTTGGAATGACATCGCTATTTTATTCAAAACCGTGAAAGTCGTTCTTCACCGTGATGGCGCATATTAA
- the pseF gene encoding pseudaminic acid cytidylyltransferase yields MNVAIIPARGGSKRIPRKNIKAFCGKPMIAWSIDAAQQSGVFDRIIVSTDDEEIAEVARKYGAEVPFMRPDALSNDFAGTIPVIRHATEWLINSGCTLDFVCCIYATAPFIRAEDIVHGLTTLREQQGDYAFTVTRFPYPIQRALKVSSEQRISMFSPDMFHARSQDLEESWHDAGQFYWGKSLAWMLEKPIFSADSYSIELPRERVQDIDTPEDWRVAEWLFKAMEFKNERVSAD; encoded by the coding sequence ATGAACGTGGCAATCATTCCTGCGCGCGGTGGCAGCAAGCGCATACCACGCAAAAATATTAAAGCGTTTTGTGGGAAACCAATGATTGCCTGGTCTATAGACGCCGCTCAGCAGAGCGGCGTCTTTGACCGAATCATTGTCTCTACCGATGATGAAGAGATAGCGGAGGTCGCGCGTAAATATGGTGCGGAAGTCCCTTTTATGCGTCCTGATGCGTTGTCGAATGATTTTGCAGGAACCATCCCTGTCATTCGTCATGCTACTGAGTGGCTTATCAACAGCGGTTGTACCTTAGATTTTGTCTGTTGTATTTACGCGACTGCGCCCTTTATTCGCGCGGAGGATATTGTCCATGGTCTAACGACACTCCGTGAACAGCAAGGTGATTATGCATTCACTGTTACCAGGTTCCCTTATCCGATTCAACGGGCACTCAAAGTCAGCAGCGAACAGCGTATAAGTATGTTCTCACCTGATATGTTCCATGCGCGCTCCCAGGATCTTGAAGAGTCCTGGCACGATGCTGGACAATTTTATTGGGGTAAATCATTAGCATGGATGCTTGAGAAGCCAATTTTTAGCGCAGATTCCTATTCGATTGAGCTTCCGCGTGAACGTGTACAGGATATTGATACTCCAGAAGATTGGCGAGTTGCAGAGTGGTTGTTTAAGGCCATGGAGTTTAAAAATGAACGTGTTTCTGCGGACTGA
- a CDS encoding glycosyltransferase WbsX family protein, which translates to MHKLVAMYLPQFHPVKRNNEWWGEGFTEWRNVVKAKPRFPGHHQPQLPADLGYYDLRLAETRKQQAEMAKEYGIHGFCYYHYWFNGELLLEKPVEEMLITTEPDFPFCLCWANENWTRAWDGMEREVLIKQDYTDADAASHMKYLAPYFLDPRHITVDEKPVFLIYRVDNIPEPKAYIQRIRQYAAENGVPGLHLVAVKNGFVELADKEILSLGFDAIMDFQPNRNDFPKEQKSSSQLLVDTARKILPSSVYQALKGSVSAVNRIDYKQLVIEKTSQAWPTEYVKYPAVFPSWDNTARRKTPTVIQNNDPEDYRKWLEYAVKATSTYESEKQFVFINAWNEWAEGCHLEPDEVMGKKFLEVTRAVINLKK; encoded by the coding sequence ATGCACAAGTTAGTAGCCATGTATCTACCTCAATTTCATCCAGTAAAACGAAATAATGAATGGTGGGGGGAGGGATTCACTGAATGGCGTAATGTAGTTAAGGCAAAACCTCGTTTTCCGGGTCATCACCAGCCACAACTTCCTGCAGACCTTGGATACTACGATTTACGACTTGCCGAGACACGTAAGCAACAAGCTGAAATGGCCAAAGAATATGGTATCCATGGTTTCTGCTATTACCATTATTGGTTTAACGGCGAGCTGTTATTAGAAAAACCAGTTGAAGAAATGTTAATTACCACAGAACCTGACTTTCCATTCTGCTTGTGCTGGGCTAACGAGAACTGGACACGTGCCTGGGATGGTATGGAAAGGGAAGTGTTAATTAAGCAGGATTACACTGATGCTGATGCAGCATCACATATGAAATATCTTGCGCCGTACTTTTTGGATCCTCGTCATATAACGGTTGATGAAAAGCCAGTTTTTTTGATTTACCGGGTAGATAATATTCCAGAGCCTAAAGCCTATATTCAGCGCATCAGACAGTATGCTGCTGAAAATGGAGTGCCAGGCCTTCACCTCGTTGCGGTAAAAAACGGATTTGTTGAGTTAGCTGATAAAGAAATATTATCGCTCGGCTTTGACGCTATCATGGATTTTCAGCCTAACCGTAATGATTTCCCTAAAGAGCAGAAGTCTTCTTCGCAATTACTTGTGGATACTGCACGCAAAATTCTGCCTTCGTCAGTATATCAAGCGCTGAAAGGAAGCGTTTCGGCAGTTAATCGTATTGATTATAAGCAACTTGTCATTGAGAAAACATCGCAAGCATGGCCTACTGAATACGTTAAATATCCAGCGGTATTCCCCTCCTGGGATAATACAGCACGGAGGAAGACACCTACTGTCATTCAAAATAACGATCCTGAAGACTATCGAAAGTGGCTCGAATATGCAGTGAAAGCTACTTCTACCTATGAATCAGAGAAACAGTTTGTTTTCATCAATGCCTGGAATGAATGGGCTGAGGGATGTCATCTTGAGCCGGATGAAGTTATGGGAAAAAAATTCCTTGAAGTCACTCGCGCGGTTATAAATTTAAAAAAATAA
- the pseG gene encoding UDP-2,4-diacetamido-2,4,6-trideoxy-beta-L-altropyranose hydrolase: protein MNVFLRTDSSLSIGSGHIIRCLNLAKALKKTGAQCLFISKDHRGNILEKIREENFPLKVITVPETSNHYIRDEKSWLNGSQTDDAEQFIALVTESSIAPDIVIVDHYSLDHEWEARVKARFPAAHLVIIDDLCNRPHCSDLLIDQTFQRSADEYALLNNNNGKILAGTKYALINPDFSKLRNQSIARKDRLILPKKLMLTMGGVDAHNVTGKILGFLEQLDFKNIEKITAILGAACPHSAEIKRLAEQSKYEIEVFMNVSNMAELMLEHDFAIGAMGGTTWERCVMGLPAVNVAIADNQNTIAKNLAEAGAVVLSADKLDCSLMNNALNHLISHYHDQRILAMSICDGQGLSRNIQEIVIIPAKDGTNVTLRQATIDDIDFVFQLQCEPKTRQFARNPDVPAYEGHVEWMLRRLKAVDSFFYIIEHNDSCGVIRLDPLEHSLAQYEISIFLTSACHGQGIASAAIKRTLMLHKNATILATVLPENNASQQLFKRLGFLKLSPSEYISEKK from the coding sequence ATGAACGTGTTTCTGCGGACTGATTCATCCCTTTCAATTGGTTCCGGCCATATTATCCGATGTCTTAATCTTGCGAAGGCGTTAAAAAAAACAGGTGCGCAATGCCTGTTTATATCTAAAGATCATCGCGGAAACATTTTAGAAAAAATTAGAGAAGAAAACTTTCCTCTTAAAGTTATTACCGTTCCTGAGACCTCAAACCATTATATCAGGGATGAAAAGTCCTGGCTTAACGGCAGCCAGACAGATGATGCCGAACAATTTATAGCCTTAGTCACTGAAAGTAGTATTGCTCCCGATATAGTCATAGTAGATCATTACTCGCTTGACCATGAATGGGAAGCAAGGGTCAAAGCACGTTTTCCCGCTGCGCATTTAGTCATTATTGACGATCTTTGTAACCGACCGCATTGTAGCGATCTGCTTATAGATCAAACATTTCAGCGCAGCGCAGATGAATATGCTTTATTAAATAATAATAATGGCAAAATACTGGCCGGTACAAAATATGCTTTAATTAACCCTGATTTTTCAAAATTGAGAAATCAATCTATTGCACGTAAAGATCGTTTGATCCTGCCGAAAAAACTCATGCTAACAATGGGTGGAGTTGATGCTCATAACGTTACGGGAAAAATACTGGGATTTCTTGAGCAGTTGGATTTTAAAAACATTGAAAAAATCACTGCCATTTTAGGTGCTGCCTGTCCCCATAGTGCTGAAATTAAACGCCTTGCAGAACAATCGAAATATGAAATTGAAGTTTTCATGAATGTATCAAATATGGCAGAACTTATGCTAGAGCATGATTTTGCTATAGGCGCTATGGGAGGAACGACATGGGAACGTTGTGTAATGGGGTTACCAGCGGTTAACGTCGCAATCGCGGACAATCAAAATACAATTGCAAAAAATCTGGCCGAGGCTGGGGCAGTTGTATTAAGTGCTGATAAGCTCGATTGTTCTCTCATGAATAATGCACTTAATCATTTGATCAGCCATTATCATGACCAGCGTATACTGGCTATGAGTATTTGTGATGGGCAAGGGCTTTCAAGGAATATTCAGGAGATAGTGATAATACCCGCTAAAGATGGCACCAATGTAACGCTTCGTCAGGCAACAATCGACGATATTGATTTTGTGTTTCAGCTCCAGTGTGAACCAAAAACACGTCAGTTTGCTCGCAACCCGGACGTACCTGCATATGAAGGTCACGTTGAATGGATGCTGCGTAGATTGAAAGCGGTTGATTCATTTTTTTATATTATTGAGCACAATGATTCATGTGGCGTAATACGTCTGGATCCGCTAGAACACAGCCTTGCTCAATATGAAATATCAATTTTCCTTACTTCTGCATGTCATGGTCAAGGTATAGCCAGCGCAGCGATTAAACGCACGTTAATGCTGCATAAAAATGCAACTATTCTGGCAACGGTATTGCCAGAAAATAATGCATCACAACAATTATTTAAGCGCCTCGGATTTCTAAAATTATCTCCCAGCGAATATATCAGCGAGAAAAAATAA
- the pseI gene encoding pseudaminic acid synthase: MNEFITIDGRKIGKDYPPYIIAELSANHNGDINRAFKIMEEAKAAGADAVKLQTYRADTITIDCDSEDFQIHGGLWDGQTLFNLYKGAQMPWEWHKPLFEKAKELGITIFSSPFDFTAVDLLEELNAPAYKIASFEAIDLPLIKHVAKTGKPMIISTGMADEHEIQEAIAAAREGGCKELVVLHCVSGYPAPAEDYNLATIPDMAERFGVITGLSDHTIDNTTAVASVVLGANVIEKHVTLDRNGGGPDDSFSLEPAELVALCRDAKTAWQALGSVNYARKESEKGNVKFRRSLYVVKDIKAGEVFTAENIKSIRPGFGVAPKYYDEFIGKTSSCDLKFGDPLSFDHIK; the protein is encoded by the coding sequence ATGAACGAATTTATCACAATTGATGGTCGTAAAATTGGGAAAGACTATCCTCCATATATTATTGCTGAGCTTTCGGCGAACCATAATGGCGACATTAATCGCGCATTCAAAATTATGGAAGAAGCAAAAGCTGCTGGCGCAGATGCAGTCAAGTTACAGACTTACCGTGCAGACACTATCACCATAGATTGTGATTCTGAAGATTTCCAAATCCATGGCGGTTTATGGGATGGGCAAACATTATTCAATTTGTATAAAGGCGCACAAATGCCGTGGGAATGGCACAAGCCATTGTTTGAAAAGGCTAAAGAGCTCGGCATCACTATCTTTAGTAGCCCATTCGATTTTACTGCAGTCGATTTGCTGGAAGAGCTAAATGCTCCTGCATATAAAATCGCGTCATTTGAAGCCATCGATCTACCACTGATCAAACATGTCGCCAAAACAGGCAAGCCGATGATTATTTCAACCGGTATGGCTGACGAGCACGAGATCCAGGAAGCGATCGCTGCGGCCAGAGAGGGAGGCTGTAAAGAGTTGGTCGTGTTGCATTGTGTCAGTGGGTATCCCGCGCCAGCCGAAGACTACAACCTTGCAACCATTCCAGATATGGCTGAACGTTTTGGTGTGATCACGGGATTATCTGACCATACTATCGATAACACTACTGCGGTTGCATCAGTTGTGCTTGGGGCGAACGTAATAGAAAAACATGTCACCCTTGATCGTAACGGCGGTGGCCCGGATGACAGTTTTTCCCTTGAACCCGCAGAGTTAGTTGCGCTTTGCCGCGACGCTAAGACGGCCTGGCAAGCCTTAGGTAGCGTAAACTATGCTCGCAAAGAGAGCGAAAAAGGCAATGTTAAGTTCCGACGTTCGCTATATGTGGTGAAGGATATCAAGGCTGGGGAAGTATTTACTGCAGAGAACATTAAAAGTATCCGTCCTGGCTTTGGTGTTGCGCCTAAATACTATGATGAATTTATTGGTAAAACTTCAAGTTGTGACCTGAAGTTTGGTGATCCACTTAGTTTCGATCATATTAAATAG
- a CDS encoding glycosyltransferase family 2 protein encodes MHKNICVVVPTCNGGKIWEKAALQLSYLKNDSLSIVTIDSESTDSTRITSNKYGFTVLDVKRSEFNHGGTRNIAARYCIEQLRAEIIVFMTQDAILQSPETAAEIILDKFSANPELSAIYGKQLPHDDANLIAQHARFYNYKNEPYTATKDNYREMGLKAVFLSNSFSAYNAKIFTSLGGFPENTILCEDMFFAARSIQNNYAISYCPEIAAKHSHNYRPLDEFKRYFDIGVFHTCESWIGEMFGGAGGEGKKFLLSEFRFLINRNPLCIFPAALNNFMKIVGYKLGKNYQKMPLDKCKAFSMHKAYWKSEIK; translated from the coding sequence ATGCATAAGAACATCTGCGTAGTAGTTCCGACCTGCAATGGTGGTAAGATATGGGAAAAAGCTGCATTACAACTCTCATATTTAAAAAATGATTCATTATCTATTGTAACTATCGATTCGGAATCAACTGACTCAACAAGAATAACCTCTAATAAATATGGTTTCACCGTTTTAGATGTTAAACGTTCGGAATTCAATCACGGTGGCACGAGAAATATAGCTGCTCGCTACTGTATTGAGCAGTTACGCGCAGAAATCATCGTCTTTATGACGCAGGACGCTATCTTGCAGTCACCAGAAACTGCCGCGGAAATAATTTTGGATAAATTTTCTGCTAATCCAGAACTTTCCGCAATTTATGGAAAGCAGTTACCCCATGACGATGCTAATCTCATTGCACAGCATGCTCGTTTTTATAATTATAAAAATGAACCGTATACAGCAACAAAAGATAACTATCGAGAAATGGGTTTGAAAGCAGTATTTTTATCTAACTCTTTTTCTGCATATAATGCAAAGATTTTTACCTCTCTTGGCGGTTTCCCTGAGAATACTATTCTCTGTGAAGATATGTTCTTTGCTGCGCGTTCTATTCAGAATAACTATGCAATTAGTTATTGTCCAGAGATAGCAGCTAAACATTCTCATAATTATAGGCCATTAGACGAGTTTAAACGATATTTCGATATTGGTGTTTTTCATACCTGTGAAAGCTGGATCGGCGAAATGTTTGGCGGGGCTGGGGGCGAAGGTAAAAAATTCCTGTTATCAGAATTTAGATTCCTGATTAATCGGAACCCTCTCTGTATATTCCCGGCTGCCTTAAATAATTTCATGAAAATAGTTGGTTATAAGCTTGGCAAAAATTACCAGAAAATGCCTCTTGATAAATGCAAAGCATTTAGCATGCATAAAGCTTATTGGAAATCGGAGATTAAGTGA